A region from the Hyalangium gracile genome encodes:
- a CDS encoding MFS transporter has product MKFLRDLRSVLNLTVLVAGLGYFVDLFDITLFGVVRVASLKALGLTDEGEILAKGLLIYNSQMVGMMVGGLLWGILADRRGRLSVMFGSILMYSFANIVNAFAWDVTSYAVCRFVGGVGLAGELGAAITLVAESLPKEKRGLGTTIVATLGMLGIVAAAFVGQKMSWTTAYLTGGVMGLALLFARFKVSESELFTKKTDPSRANPFLLLQGGRFIKYISCILIGVPIYFTTGILFTFAPELTKGLNVQGAVTAGNAILYGSIGLTIGDLLAGLFSQWLRSRKRAVALNLSVGFGLMLVYGLVPGLTSTMVYVLSFLIGITVGYWAVLVTMAAEQFGTNIRATVATTVPNFVRGSAALAASGFAALKGHMPVAHAALVVGSICFSLALLSLTRIEETFTRDLDYEEGSKSA; this is encoded by the coding sequence ATGAAATTCCTGCGTGATCTCCGCTCGGTCCTGAACCTGACCGTCCTCGTCGCCGGGCTCGGCTACTTCGTGGACCTCTTCGACATCACCTTGTTCGGCGTGGTGCGCGTCGCCTCGCTCAAGGCCCTGGGCCTCACCGACGAGGGGGAGATCCTCGCCAAGGGGCTCCTCATCTACAACAGTCAGATGGTCGGGATGATGGTGGGCGGGTTGCTCTGGGGCATCCTCGCCGACCGCCGGGGCCGCCTGTCGGTGATGTTCGGGTCCATCCTCATGTACTCGTTCGCCAACATCGTCAACGCGTTCGCCTGGGATGTGACGAGCTACGCGGTGTGCCGCTTCGTGGGCGGCGTGGGGCTCGCCGGCGAGCTCGGGGCGGCCATCACCCTGGTGGCCGAGTCCCTGCCGAAGGAGAAGCGCGGCCTGGGCACCACCATCGTCGCGACGCTCGGCATGCTGGGCATCGTCGCCGCGGCGTTCGTCGGTCAGAAGATGAGCTGGACGACGGCGTACCTGACGGGCGGCGTGATGGGGCTGGCGCTGCTGTTCGCGCGCTTCAAGGTCTCCGAGTCCGAGCTCTTCACCAAGAAGACGGACCCCTCTCGCGCCAACCCCTTCCTGCTGCTGCAGGGCGGGCGCTTCATCAAGTACATCTCCTGCATCCTGATCGGCGTGCCCATCTACTTCACCACCGGCATCCTGTTCACCTTCGCCCCGGAGCTGACCAAGGGCCTGAACGTCCAGGGCGCGGTGACGGCGGGCAACGCCATCCTGTACGGCTCGATCGGCCTGACGATCGGCGACCTGCTGGCCGGCCTCTTCAGCCAGTGGCTGAGGAGCCGCAAGCGCGCGGTGGCGCTGAACCTGAGCGTGGGCTTCGGGCTGATGCTCGTCTACGGGCTCGTCCCGGGGCTCACGAGCACGATGGTCTACGTGCTGAGCTTCCTCATCGGCATCACCGTGGGTTACTGGGCCGTGCTGGTGACCATGGCGGCCGAGCAGTTCGGGACCAACATCCGCGCGACCGTGGCGACGACGGTGCCCAACTTCGTGCGCGGCTCGGCGGCGCTCGCGGCCAGCGGCTTCGCGGCCCTGAAGGGCCACATGCCCGTGGCCCACGCGGCGCTCGTCGTCGGCAGCATCTGCTTCAGCCTCGCCCTCCTGTCACTCACGCGCATCGAGGAGACGTTCACCCGCGACCTCGACTACGAGGAGGGCTCGAAGAGCGCCTGA
- a CDS encoding radical SAM/SPASM domain-containing protein produces the protein MVLRRIDTSPEDFHPAYVVWELTLACDQPCTHCGSRAGTARPGELSTEEALGVVAQLAAMRAREVVLIGGEAYLHPGFLDIIRALKAAGVRPMLTTGGRGITAELAQEMARAGLHGASVSVDGLEETHDLIRAARGSFASATAALGHLKAAGVRTAANTHLNRLNQGDLEGLYAHLKAQGIGAWQIQITAPLGRAADRPDLMLQPWDLLDLMPRIARLKEQAYRERILIMPGNNLGYFGPEEALLRSVQAGGRDHWRGCQAGRYVMGIESNGAVKGCPSLQTAHYVGGNLREQPLERIWNDSPELGFTRARTVEDLWGFCRTCPFAEVCMGGCSFTAHSLLGRPGNNPYCHYRARTLAARGERERLLPKAPAPGRPFDNGLYEVVPEPFDAPDPKPELKREYVKTRRWPK, from the coding sequence ATGGTCCTGCGGCGCATCGACACCTCTCCCGAGGACTTCCACCCCGCCTATGTGGTGTGGGAGCTGACGCTGGCGTGCGACCAGCCCTGCACCCACTGCGGCTCGCGCGCGGGGACTGCCCGCCCAGGCGAGCTGAGCACGGAGGAGGCGCTCGGCGTGGTGGCCCAGCTCGCCGCGATGCGCGCCCGCGAGGTGGTGCTCATCGGCGGCGAGGCCTACCTGCACCCGGGCTTCCTGGACATCATCCGAGCCCTGAAGGCCGCGGGCGTGCGCCCCATGCTGACGACGGGGGGACGCGGCATCACCGCGGAGCTGGCGCAAGAGATGGCTCGGGCAGGCCTGCACGGAGCCTCGGTGAGCGTGGACGGCCTGGAGGAGACGCATGACCTGATACGCGCGGCCCGAGGCAGCTTCGCGTCGGCCACGGCGGCGCTCGGCCACCTGAAGGCCGCGGGCGTGCGGACGGCCGCCAACACCCACCTCAACCGCCTCAACCAGGGAGACCTGGAGGGCCTGTACGCGCACCTGAAGGCCCAGGGCATCGGCGCGTGGCAGATCCAGATCACCGCGCCGCTCGGGAGGGCCGCGGACCGGCCGGACCTGATGCTCCAGCCGTGGGACCTGCTGGACCTGATGCCGCGCATCGCCCGCCTGAAGGAGCAGGCCTACCGCGAGCGCATCCTCATCATGCCGGGAAACAACCTGGGCTACTTCGGTCCGGAGGAGGCGCTGCTGCGCTCGGTGCAGGCGGGCGGGCGAGACCATTGGCGGGGCTGCCAGGCGGGCCGGTACGTGATGGGCATCGAGTCCAATGGCGCGGTGAAGGGCTGCCCCTCGCTCCAGACGGCCCACTACGTGGGCGGCAACCTGCGCGAGCAGCCCCTGGAGCGCATCTGGAACGACAGCCCCGAGCTGGGCTTCACGCGCGCCAGGACCGTGGAGGACCTCTGGGGTTTCTGCCGCACCTGCCCCTTCGCCGAGGTGTGCATGGGCGGCTGCAGCTTCACGGCGCACTCCCTGCTGGGGCGGCCGGGCAACAACCCGTACTGCCACTACCGGGCCAGGACGCTCGCCGCCCGGGGAGAGCGGGAGCGGCTGCTGCCGAAGGCGCCCGCGCCCGGAAGGCCGTTCGACAACGGCCTGTACGAAGTCGTCCCCGAGCCCTTCGACGCGCCCGACCCCAAGCCGGAGCTGAAGCGCGAGTACGTGAAGACGCGCCGCTGGCCGAAGTGA
- a CDS encoding tetratricopeptide repeat protein: MKRRKPKQHVSLSEAAVLHRRASRMNKPAEARASLELLDEVLETCPAYVPALLLAGRRLQTSGSAGPAEARSGIRKARRYLQQAVLASDRSAASMVELGYFLHSAEGASEAAERYLRAGVDKALTVLEDGWSGLIDVLYAQGRLEEAVALGKRAQQLFPGSVRIATALTPVLAELSTPKREPARTMGRRISFE, encoded by the coding sequence ATGAAGCGCCGCAAGCCGAAGCAGCACGTGTCCTTGAGCGAAGCGGCCGTGCTGCACCGGCGCGCCTCGCGGATGAACAAGCCGGCCGAGGCGAGGGCCTCCCTGGAGCTGCTGGACGAGGTGCTGGAGACGTGCCCGGCGTACGTGCCGGCGCTGCTGCTGGCGGGCCGGCGGCTGCAGACGAGCGGCTCGGCGGGGCCGGCCGAGGCCCGTTCGGGGATACGCAAGGCGCGCCGGTACCTGCAGCAGGCGGTGCTGGCGTCGGACCGCTCGGCGGCGTCCATGGTGGAGCTGGGCTACTTCCTGCACTCGGCGGAGGGCGCGTCGGAGGCGGCGGAGCGCTACCTGCGCGCGGGCGTGGACAAGGCGCTGACGGTGCTGGAAGACGGGTGGAGCGGGCTCATCGACGTGCTGTACGCGCAGGGCCGGCTCGAGGAGGCGGTGGCGCTGGGCAAGCGCGCGCAGCAGCTCTTCCCGGGCTCGGTGCGCATCGCCACCGCCCTCACGCCGGTGCTGGCGGAACTCTCGACACCGAAGCGCGAGCCTGCTCGGACCATGGGTCGCCGCATCTCCTTCGAGTAG